In the Glycine max cultivar Williams 82 chromosome 6, Glycine_max_v4.0, whole genome shotgun sequence genome, ATACCCTGGGACTTTTGTTGAATAAGTCTTCCTAGTTAACGTAGTTGTTGTAACTATTAGGAGAATTGTTCCTAAACTTTAGGAGAAAGTTATTCTGTTTTATCTCAGTTAGTTTTTGGTTTACTCCAATCACTATAAATGTATTGCATTGGCAGCTGAATAAATTGAACTCCCACAATCTGtttctcaaaatatttatattctccagaattttatttctttgttttttttactgccTTTATTCCCTAAAAACCAACAGCTTTCCTGTTATAATGAGAGAAATACACATTGATTCACTGAATGACAAAATGGCCAGTAAACTTGCTAGTTTTTCTTGACATGACATTAGGATAAAGCAATTGCCCCGTAGCATTGTATCACATTGACTCAGTCGGGTATTCCTACAATGGCATATTAGATATCCATCTACTGAACATGGCTAAACATTCTTCAGGTTTGTACTCGGGAGCTGTATGTCCTCCACCCTACAAGTAAACCCCTCAACAACAGAGGTGAAGTTAATTATATAAGTGAAACAGTAGAACAGGGCTTACCTTCACAGTTGCAAATGTCATCCGATTTGAGTAAGTCCTTGTATAACTATCAGCAATTTAGTAAACAAAGTGAGGTTAGTCAAGCTTCTCAGATAATTGAAAGGtagtttggataaattttcccataaataaatataggagaagaaaataaaaaaaaaatgcattgaatTTTTCTACGATAAAAAATCAACTTGTATATCTTAACTTTTGAAGAAACTAAACTAAAAAATCTTCTACAAAAATGAAGTGCATATATTAATTGAAAGTTtactttactttattttattattttattgtattctCTTGTAAATACGGGTGAAAAGTTTATCTAAACAAAACCCTCATCTTGTATCACTTTCCAGTTGGCGCATACCCTGCTACTTGGCCATCGTAATACCACTGCCTCCAGTCAGATACGATGGAATAGTTTAAAGATCTTATCCACGCTTGAGTAGCCAAGAATGGAACTACCATGTCATGATCCCCACTGTtagcaaacaaaaataatatttacactCTAAATGTTAGTTGATACctaataagagaaataaaagagtaaaaagtatatatatatatatgataggtAATACAATacgataagaaaaaaatgacgaGTGTTAATTaagtgttaaaataaaataggatgTTCAAAAACCATTGCTTGTTGACAAAATTTAGTTAAATGCCCTCTGTAAAAACCAAGCCACTAGGGCAGtactaaaaacaataaatcagAATCAGATACTACTACATTGTAGCAATATACATGAAAATCTTGACCTGTATATTAATGAACGATAGCCTTTTCTGCTGAGATTTACGTGATATTGGAAGCTGCTAGGGATATCGGCATTAAACTTAGATTTTAAGTCATCGTTACACCGCGTCCATTTTCCTATACTTCCCTAGAGCACATACAGTCAGATAGTTTATTCAGTAGTTGCTGTTCTGCTAGCAGTAACACTTTAAAGAAAATTACGCCGATAAATACCTTCCGAACATGCAATGCTTTGCGAACATTATCATCATTGGCCCAATAGCTACAGAGGACATATGCATGAGACTGCAGATggaaatattagaaaataagaACTTTTAAAATAGATATGGAATAACAATTGCATGATCGATCAATTCTGAAACCTAAGGATATTTATCAACTTCGACCGTTGGATCGATCATGCACAAATGTTCAGTAATAAAAATTGCTAAATGTTAGCTGATCATTTAAAGTAGTTAGCATgatcttttcaaaaagttgtttatttttttaagaagttaTTATTTCCAACTACTATAAAAAGATGGTGAaacagaatttttttaaaggtgTTTCTGAAGCTTACATAatcactataattttttttaactagtttACTCGTAGATACCTTACTGATGGCATTTTATTGTATGAGTAATGATCCTCgtaaatttcatttttggtttgtgtggtgaaaggaaggaaacagaaaaaaatataaagagaaagaaagtggtaaatatgataaataatgtgataagaaagtaaaaaaagataagaattttttttggagCGGAAGTAAAACGAAAAAGAAGTTGGGTGTATGTATAGTATTTTCCTTATTGCTCACAGTTATAGAGAATCTAGCTAGTTCCtgcacacacatatataacTTGGTAGGTATGAATATTTACTCGACAGTATAAGGGTGGCAATGTGAGACGAGGACTGAAAAACGCTGAGGTTTTATGAGCAAGAGAACTTCTTCTCCAAGTGACTTCCATATCATTACGCAGATCGGACTCGTCGCAAAGGGGTGCCAAAACATGGCCAGTTTCAATTCCTGAAATAGACTGAGGAAGTGCAAGGAATGAGTGAGTAAACCAGCTTTGTGATTGTGACTGTTGTTATCCCAATTCATCACGTTTTGtttcaagaacaagaaaaaagagATTAATTACTTATTTCGTCCtacacttaaaaattatttgtgttagTCTTACACATATACCTTTTAGTCCATTTTACTCTATCATCCAAAATTGTAAGAATAGGTTAACTAAGTGGTTTATGgtggttcattttttttttaagctatTGGAATCACAATTTCATCCTTATAGTTTGTATACATTGCACAAAGACGCTATCAATTAAATGTTTGTGATTAAATGGGTATTGTGGACAACGAACAAAATGGATTTGAGTACCAATATGGACCTCTGATATGAACATTACGAGGCACAAAGTGTTGTCCATATGAATTGATTCCAGATGGATCGATCACGGCGGGGATTCCCGTTGGTCCGGGATTCCGTACAGGCGCTTCCGCGGCCTGCAGTTGCACCTGTGCGTGTGGTTGAAGCTGAAGAGAGCGACGTTGCTGATTTGGTTTCTGTCAGATCTTGGTTTGAATTTGGAGAGGGAAGGGTTGGGACAGAGGAGGAGGAAGttgagggaagaagaagaagaaaaagaagtaaagagaGGTAGCGACACCGCCGGAGATCGCCTCTGGCGGCGGCGCACGGTGAGGAAGGAGataatgtaaattaattttaattactaagATTAACTAAAAGTTTAATCTCAACCgttcaatattttattattaaatctaTTGGTTGAAAATTACTGCTCCACCAAAGATCACTTAATCACCTAGCCCATCCTAGAGACCGTCTTTAAAAATGTGTGAAACTAGGACGAGTTAAAAAGTATATCTAAAAGGACTAAAAAGTATAAACACCAATCtagtaattaaactaaaaaagaaatagaaaagtgACACAAAGAAATGAAATGGCTTACCTCCTCGTACGATTGCATGTCTCTTAGACATAACGCGTTTCTTGGGTCTATGTTGCGATACTCTCCTCTACAATTCTTTTGCAGTGACTGTTCACTCggtaaattatttgaatttattagtatttcatcttttggaatttaataaacataaacaGAACAacaatcaaaaaagaaaaaaaatcattggtcaattccttctactaataaaaattaGCAATCCTAATAATTAAGGTCTGTccgtaaaaatagaaaaaagaaaaaagtaaacaaaGAACAATTGCTATTACTAACTCGCGCGTAAAGGCAAAATCACCTCGTAGAGTTCATCTGAAATTAATGCCATGCCATGATTAAATGGTATTTCATagtttttttcagttgatgttgtTATGGGATTTCCCAGCAGGTATCCCTGTAAAAAGAACGGTTCCTAATCAATCTGCCTGATTAATAAaagcataattttattttatacccgTCCATTTATAGTGGAAATCATTATGCAAACTATTCAAAGTAAATAATGCACTCATTTATCCTGCGGATGGATAGCTTGCTCGATAAaatatatagaagaaaaaaaacagaatagg is a window encoding:
- the LOC100801015 gene encoding serine carboxypeptidase-like 7 isoform X2 yields the protein MADIFFLIIKLVIGVDKEETMASPGSHIVVLAFVLLISSKLAECHNIVRFLPGFQGPLPFLLETGYVEVGETEAEEHAELFYYFIESENDPKGNPLLLWLTGGPGCSAFSGLVFEIGPLTFKNEEYNGSLPNLTLKPQSWTKVSSIIFVDLPAGTGFSYPKTERAVQQSSSKLVRHAHQFIRKWLIDHPEFLSNEVYIAGDSYCGIPVPVIVQEISNGNEGGMQPWIYIQSLQKNCRGEYRNIDPRNALCLRDMQSYEESISGIETGHVLAPLCDESDLRNDMEVTWRRSSLAHKTSAFFSPRLTLPPLYCRSHAYVLCSYWANDDNVRKALHVRKGSIGKWTRCNDDLKSKFNADIPSSFQYHVNLSRKGYRSLIYSGDHDMVVPFLATQAWIRSLNYSIVSDWRQWYYDGQVAGYTRTYSNRMTFATVKGGGHTAPEYKPEECLAMFSRWISNMPL
- the LOC100801015 gene encoding serine carboxypeptidase-like 11 isoform X1, with the translated sequence MADIFFLIIKLVIGVDKEETMASPGSHIVVLAFVLLISSKLAECHNIVRFLPGFQGPLPFLLETGYVEVGETEAEEHAELFYYFIESENDPKGNPLLLWLTGGPGCSAFSGLVFEIGPLTFKNEEYNGSLPNLTLKPQSWTKVSSIIFVDLPAGTGFSYPKTERAVQQSSSKLVRHAHQFIRKWLIDHPEFLSNEVYIAGDSYCGIPVPVIVQEISNGNEGGMQPWIYIQGYLLGNPITTSTEKNYEIPFNHGMALISDELYESLQKNCRGEYRNIDPRNALCLRDMQSYEESISGIETGHVLAPLCDESDLRNDMEVTWRRSSLAHKTSAFFSPRLTLPPLYCRSHAYVLCSYWANDDNVRKALHVRKGSIGKWTRCNDDLKSKFNADIPSSFQYHVNLSRKGYRSLIYSGDHDMVVPFLATQAWIRSLNYSIVSDWRQWYYDGQVAGYTRTYSNRMTFATVKGGGHTAPEYKPEECLAMFSRWISNMPL